In Perca flavescens isolate YP-PL-M2 chromosome 7, PFLA_1.0, whole genome shotgun sequence, the following proteins share a genomic window:
- the dnah12 gene encoding dynein heavy chain 12, axonemal isoform X2, with protein sequence MTNRQLSNQSYMTFSPLVLVDLSVCRASGSVDCKSLQNKMAVECKRTEDRIMNTWFPKVIHLLTSKETLKGVKEEKLDSFYDCASTLISNQLKSVLQTSVEEFVNLFDPSNHRCLPLFRMALTFDDEKMEIYPTLQDLEAAVLGILNAITNTLQKVQTVQSWLTEAISSFVDAKVADHILAWAQVTVKATVCKNLEEPDKHFQNYVDNYDWLVNGTAQARVEKFMEEEHSFDEYTKQVEEFRVLSKEIISLPAKAHFSMVHLDCEDLKQGLANKANNYAQILLKKLITSHHEQNLQICSEFETIRENVLKVPESTEDMAEIIDHINFTKTKGIAELHEKIKEAYCRLIYLLDVHIIEPEHLELNSTVFLWPQKILNVFELSQEVMQKAKKKGEQDLIAKRERLMIQLEKLGRRIEEFPHCSELDRMQQYMTDVRTVQKLLQEAEEEIVFINKEEVFYKWDQTCYPELEVIKDSIEPYQKLFGLVLKWQRTENRWMDGSFQGLDGESMEVKVDEFFREIFKMLKFFQQKQNKAGQEKEKIAGKRQPSEGDPKKLESPTVLLCSTVMEQIKEFKDYIPVVSILCNPGIRPRHWNQMSDIVGYDLTPDSGTTLRKVLKLNLAPYLEQFESLSAAASKEFSLEKAMQTMMHIWDGISFHHQPYRETGVSILTALDEIQTMLDDQIVKTQTMRGSPFVKPFEKEIKVWEERLLRIQETIDEWLKVQAQWLYLEPIFSSQDIMQQIPEEGRLFQTVDKNWKEVMRHCVKDPKILQATSLPGLLEKLQDSNILLENIMKGLNAYLEKKRLFFPRFFFLSNDEMLEILSETKDPLRVQPHLKKCFEGISKLDFLPNLDIQAMYSSEGERVQLIQLISTSEAKGAVEKWLVQVEDGMLRSVRDVVARSRLAYAETARRQWVKEWPGQVVLCTSQIFWTSEVHEAIRAGADGLKNYNKQLQNQMNDIVELVRGKLPKQTRTTLGALVTIDVHARDVVMELIEKSVSNETDFQWLAQLRYYWSNDNVRVRIINCDVKYAYEYLGNSPRLVITPLTDRCYRTLIGAFYLNLGGAPEGPAGTGKTETTKDLAKALAVQCVVFNCSDGLDYLAMGKFFKGLASSGAWACFDEFNRIELEVLSVVAQQVLCIQRAVELKLEYFDFEGTMLKLNPNCFVSITMNPGYAGRSELPDNLKVLFRTVAMMVPNYALIAEISLYSYGFLNAKPLSVKIVMTYRLCSEQLSSQFHYDYGMRAVKAVLVAAGNLKLKYPNENEDILLLRSIKDVNEPKFLAHDIPLFNGITSDLFPGISLPEPDYKLFLEAAEECCKNQNVQPTQVFLQKMIQTYEMMIVRHGFMLVGESFAGKTKVLHVLADTLTLMNERGYGEEEKIIYMTLNPKSITMGQLFGQFDLVSHEWTDGIVANTFRDFASTDTPDRKWVVFDGPIDTLWIESMNTVLDDNKKLCLMSGEIIQMSNQMSLIFEAMDLSQASPATVSRCGMIYMEPSQLGWKPLVISWMNNLPDALQSADNRSLLLELFDWLLPPAFRMLRKHCREVVSTSNSNTVVSLCRLFEMLLTEPVKMSPGDKNIRTWIMASFAFSLVWSIGGSCNADSREKFSDFFRMTVSGRTEEHPIPATVAKWECPMDDKGLVYDYFYEFKGKGRWVHWNDTIKNVNLGDKNTKVQEIIVPTIDTVRYTYLMDLCIRYGVPVLFVGPTGTGKSVYVKEQLMNNLDKDSYLPFFINFSARTSANQTQNIIMSRLDKRRKGVFGPPMGKKCVIFVDDVNMPALEQFGAQPPVELLRQYIDHGNWYDLKDTSRISLVDLQLVSAMGPPGGGRNAVTSRFLRHFNIFSINAFSDDTMVRIFSSLVAFYLKNNAFPPEYFTVGNQIVTATMEVYKKAMENLLPTPAKSHYTFNLRDFSRVIQGCLLLKKDSLENKRTMIRLFVHEVFRVYYDRLVDDKDRAWLYQLMNSILKDHFNESFDQVFDPLKQGSRLVEEDMRNLLFGDYMNPDLEDDERLYAEVPSMETFSQVVESCLNEYNQMHKNRMNLVIFRYVLEHLSRISRVLKQPGGNALLVGVGGSGRQSITRLATSMAHMTMFQPEISKSYGITEWRDDLKMLLKNAGVKGEKMVFLLTDAQIKDEAFLEDVDSVLNTGEVPNLFAIDEKQEIMETVRPIAQAGNKNLELSPLTLFAFFVARCKENLHVVVAFSPIGDAFRNRLRQFPSLINCCTIDWFQPWPEEALERVANSFLESLEMSENERQMVIPICKTFHTSAKQLSEKFLSELGRHNYVTPTSYLELIAAFRLLLTQKRDTVMKAKQRYTNGLDKLAFAESQVGEMKKELVDLQPKLKQAKIDNNEMMKVIEVESVEVEAKSKVVRVDEEAATIKANAAQALKNECESDLAEAIPALEAALSALDTLKPSDVTIVKSMKNPPSGVKLVMSAVCVMKDIKPDKIADPAGTGKKVLDYWGPSKKLLGDMNFLRDLREYDKDNIPVPVMQKIRSEYMTNPDFDPSIVAKASSAAEGLCKWIKAMEVYDRVAKVVAPKKANLAEAQESLAATMALLDRKRAELKEVEDRLAALQKTFEEKTEEKAQLEIQVDLCARKLERAEKLIGGLGGEKTRWSKAADDLQNTYDNLTGDVLISAGVIAYLGAFTAGFRQDCTKSWTKLCQSKNIPSADDFSLSKTLGDPIKIRAWNIAGLPSDSFSIDNGVIVSNSRRWPLMIDPQGQANKWVKNSEKDNNLSVIKLTDGDYMRTLENCIQFGTPLLLENVGEELDPSLEPLLLKQTFKQGGMDCIRLGESVIEYSCDFRFYITTKLRNPHYLPELATKVSLLNFMITPEGLEDQLLGIVVAKERPELEEERNALILQSAANKRQLKEIEDKILETLQSSKGNILEDESAIEILDSAKIMSNEIGKKQQIAEKTEIKIAESREGYRAIAKHSSILFFSIADLTNIDPMYQYSLSWFVNLYINSIQDSNKSKVLERRLRFLIDHFTYNLYCNVCRSLFEKDKLLFSFLLCCNLLLAKEEIEYSDFMFFLTGGVGLQNTVANPDPSWLQDKSWDEICRASELPGLQGIKEAFIKGPEDFKSIYDSKDPSSTPLPTPWCEQLNDLQKIIIVRCLRPDKIVPAVIKYVTGRLGKKFVQPPPFDLSKSYLDSNSTIPLVFVLSPGADPMASLLKFASDKDMSGVKFQSISLGQGQGPIAAKMISTAMQDGTWVCLQNCHLAVSWMSTLEKICEDFNPATCHPDFRLWLTSYPSSKFPVTILQNGVKMTNEPPTGLRLNLLQSYLSDPVSDSNFFNNCPNKELIWEKLLFGLCFFHALVQERKKFGPLGWNIPYGFNESDLRISIRQLQLFVNEYDEVPFEAITYLTGQCNYGGRVTDDWDRRLLMTVLADFYNKDIIEKPRYPFSPSGEYFAPPKSVYDDYIAFIKDLPFSQHPEVFGMHENVDISKDLQQTKLMFDSLLLTQGGGAKGGASSGSDKALYDIANDILTKLPANFDTEAALLKFPVLYEESMNTVLVQEMERYNTLCGTIRVSLQNLLKAIKGLVVMDAELEAVASSLIVGKVPEKWAKRSYPSLKPLGSYITDFISRLKFLQDWYDTNKPNVFWLSGFFFTQAFLTGAMQNYARKYHVPIDLLGFDFQVLTIDESDTSPEDGVYVNGMFLDGARWDKESGVLAEQHPKVLFDVVPIIWIKPTEKNSIDQAQKLYVCPLYKTTERKGTLSTTGHSTNFVISMVLPTSKHPQHWIKRGVAMLCQLDD encoded by the exons TTAAAATCTGTGCTTCAGACAAGTGTCGAGGAGTTTGTCAATCTGTTTGATCCAAGCAATCACCGCTGCTTGCCCCTCTTTCGTATGGCCTTAACATTTGATGATGAAAAGATGGAAATTTATCCCACCTTACAAGATCTGGAAGCTGCTGTTTTGGGGATTCTTAATGCcatcacaaacacactgcag AAAGTACAGACGGTCCAGTCATGGCTGACAGAAGCCATATCTTCATTTGTAGATGCCAAGGTGGCTGATCACATCCTTGCTTGGGCTCAGGTCACCGTAAAGGCCACTGTGTGCAAGAATCTAGAGGAACCTGACAAACATTTCCAGAACTATG TTGACAACTATGACTGGCTAGTCAATGGAACTGCACAGGCTAGAGTGGAGAAGTTCATGGAAGAGGAGCACTCTTTTGATGAGTACACTAAG CAAGTGGAGGAGTTTCGTGTTCTGTCAAAGGAGATTATTAGCCTCCCAGCAAAAGCCCACTTCTCGATGGTCCATCTGGACTGTGAAGACCTGAAACAGGGGCTGGCAAACAAAGCAAACAACTATGCTCAAATACTTCTGAAGAAACTGATCACCAGCCACCATGAGCAAAATCTACA GATCTGCTCTGAATTTGAAACCATCAGAGAGAACGTTCTGAAAGTACCAGAGAGTACAGAAGACATGGCTGAGATCATTGATCACATTAATTTCACTAAGACAAAGGGTATTGCAGAACttcatgaaaaaataaag GAAGCTTACTGTAGACTGATCTACCTCCTAGATGTCCACATCATTGAGCCAGAGCACCTGGAGCTTAATTCCACTGTCTTTCTCTGGCCGCAGAAAATCCTCAATGTCTTTGAGCTCAGTCAAGAG GTAATGCAGAAGGCCAAGAAGAAAGGGGAGCAGGACCTGATTGCTAAAAGAGAACGATTAATGATACAGCTGGAAAAGTTGGGCCGCCGGATAGAGGAGTTCCCACATTGCTCTGAGCTGGATAGGATGCAGCAG TATATGACGGATGTCAGAACAGTTCAGAAGCTTCTCcaggaggctgaggaggagatCGTCTTCATTAACAAGGAAGAGGTCTTTTACAAATGGGACCAAACATGTTACCCAGAACTTGAGGTCATCAAAGACAGTATTGAACCATATCAGAAGCTGTTTGGACTTGTGCTGAAGTGGCAGCGCACAGAAAACAG atggatggacggCTCCTTCCAGGGCCTAGATGGGGAGAGCATGGAAGTAAAAGTGGATGAGTTCTTTAGGGAGATCTTCAAGATGCTCAAGTTTTTCCAACAGAAGCAGAATAAGGCTGGGCAAGAGAAGGAGAAGATAGCTGGGAAGAGACAACCTAGTGAGGGTGATCCAAAGAAGCTGGAAAGCCCCACAGTACTTTTGTGCTCCACTGTGATGGAGCAGATCAAGGAGTTCAAG GATTATATCCCTGTTGTGTCCATCTTGTGTAATCCAGGCATTAGACCGCGCCACTGGAACCAGATGTCAGATATTGTGGGGTATGACCTCACTCCTGACTCTGGTACTACGCTACGCAAAGTTCTCAAGCTAAACCTGGCTCCGTACCTGGAACAGTTTGAGTCTCTGAGTGCTGCTGCTAGTAAA GAGTTTTCCCTGGAGAAGGCTATGCAAACCATGATGCATATTTGGGATGGTATTTCTTTCCACCATCAACCTTACAGGGAGACCGGAGTGTCCATCCTAACCGCCTTGGATGAGATTCAGACGATGCTAGATGACCAGATTGTGAAGACTCAGACTATGAGGGGCTCACCGTTTGTCAAACCTTTTGAGAAGGAGATCAAG GTTTGGGAGGAGCGTCTGCTTCGTATCCAGGAAACAATAGATGAATGGCTGAAGGTGCAGGCCCAGTGGCTTTATCTGGAGCCCATCTTCTCTTCTCAGGACATCATGCAGCAGATTCCGGAAGAGGGACGACTTTTCCAAACTGTTGACAAAAACTGGAAAGAGGTCATGAGACACTGCGTTAAGGACCCTAAG ATTCTGCAAGCAACCTCACTGCCTGGTTTGCTAGAGAAACTGCAAGATTCTAACATCCTCCTGGAGAACATCATGAAAGGACTGAATGCCTATTTGGAGAAGAAGCGTCTCTTTTTTCCACG GTTCTTCTTCTTGTCCAATGATGAAATGCTGGAGATTCTGTCTGAGACCAAGGACCCACTGCGAGTGCAGCCCCATCTGAAGAAGTGCTTTGAGGGTATTTCCAAACTGGACTTTCTACCCAATCTGGATATCCAG GCCATGTATAGTAGTGAGGGGGAGCGTGTTCAGCTAATCCAGCTCATCTCCACATCTGAAGCCAAAGGAGCTGTGGAGAAGTGGCTGGTGCAGGTGGAGGATGGGATGCTTCGCAGTGTCAGAGATGTAGTAGCCAGGTCCAGATTG GCCTACGCTGAGACTGCACGCAGACAGTGGGTCAAGGAGTGGCCTGGGCAGGTGGTGCTCTGCACCTCGCAGATTTTCTGGACCTCGGAGGTTCATGAAGCCATCAGAGCTGGAGCTGAT GGTTTAAAAAACTACAATAAGCAACTTCAGAATCAGATGAATGACATTGTGGAGCTGGTGAGAGGGAAACTGCCCAAACAAACACGGACCACTCTGGGAGCGCTGGTCACTATCGATGTCCATGCCAGGGATGTGGTCATGGAGCTTATTGAAAAAA GCGTATCAAATGAAACAGACTTTCAATGGCTAGCCCAGCTTCGTTACTACTGGAGCAATGACAATGTTCGTGTTCGCATAATCAACTGTGATGTTAAGTACGCCTATGAGTACCTGGGGAACTCACCACGTCTGGTCATCACTCCACTGACTGACAGATGCTACAGAACACTG ATCGGGGCTTTCTACCTGAATTTGGGTGGTGCGCCTGAGGGTCCAGCTGGAACAGGAAAGACAGAAACCACCAAAGATCTAGCCAAAGCTCTAGCTGTGCAGTGTGTGGTCTTCAACTGTTCTGACGGACTGGATTACCTCGCTATGGGCAAA TTTTTTAAAGGTCTGGCTTCATCTGGTGCGTGGGCATGCTTTGATGAGTTCAACCGTATTGAGCTGGAAGTGCTGTCTGTAGTGGCCCAGCAGGTTCTCTGCATCCAGAGAGCTGTCGAGCTGAAGTTGGAGTACTTTGACTTTGAAGGGACCATGCTCAAACTCAATCCCAACTGCTTTGTGTCCATTACAATGAACCCTGGCTACGCAGGACGCTCAGAACTCCCAGACAACCTCAAG GTGTTGTTCCGAACAGTGGCCATGATGGTCCCTAACTATGCACTGATAGCAGAGATCTCTCTGTATTCATATGGCTTCCTCAATGCCAAACCATTGTCTGTAAAGATTGTGATGACCTACAGGCTCTGTTCCGAGCAGCTCTCCTCCCAGTTCCATTATGATTACGGCATGAGGGCCGTCAAAGCTGTACTTGTGGCTGCAGGAAACCTCAAGCTCAAGTATCCTAATGAGAATGAGGACATACTG CTCCTGAGGTCCATAAAGGATGTTAATGAGCCCAAGTTTCTCGCCCATGATATTCCGTTGTTCAATGGAATCACCAGTGATTTGTTCCCAGGCATCTCCCTTCCTGAGCCCGACTATAAG CTGTTTCTGGAAGCTGCTGAAGAATGCTGTAAAAATCAAAATGTACAGCCAACACAGGTCTTCTTACAGAAGATGATTCAGACATATGAGATGATGATAGTCAGGCATGG GTTCATGCTAGTGGGAGAGTCTTTTGCCGGGAAGACCAAAGTGCTACATGTTCTAGCTGACACACTGACTCTCATGAATGAGAGAGGGTATGGTGAGGAGGAGAAGATCATCTACATGACATTGAACCCAAAGTCCATCACCATGGGACAGCTCTTTGGACAGTTTGACCTAGTTTCCCATGAG TGGACAGATGGGATTGTGGCGAACACATTTCGTGACTTTGCATCGACCGACACCCCAGACCGTAAATGGGTGGTGTTTGATGGTCCCATAGACACACTGTGGATTGAGAGCATGAACACTGTGCTGGATGACAACAAAAAG TTGTGCCTTATGAGTGGTGAGATCATCCAGATGTCCAATCAGATGAGTCTGATTTTTGAAGCAATGGATCTATCGCAGGCCTCG CCTGCCACAGTCAGTCGATGTGGTATGATCTACATGGAACCCTCTCAGTTGGGCTGGAAGCCCTTAGTGATCTCCTGGATGAACAATCTTCCTGATGCCCTGCAGAGCGCGGACAACCGCTCCCTGCTGCTAGAGCTCTTCGACTGGCTCCTGCCGCCTGCCTTCAGGATGCTGCGTAAACACTGCAGA GAAGTTGTTTCCACTAGCAACAGTAACACCGTGGTGTCCTTGTGTCGACTGTTTGAGATGCTGCTCACTGAACCTGTAAAAATGAGTCCTGGGGATAAAAATATTCGCACCTGGATCATG GCATCGTTTGCCTTCTCCCTGGTGTGGTCTATAGGTGGCAGCTGTAAtgcagacagcagagagaagtTTAGTGACTTCTTTAGGATGACTGTGTCAGGAAGGACAGAAGAACATCCTATCCCTGCCACTGTGGCCAAATGGGAGTGTCCAATGGATGATAAAGGGCTGGTGTATGACTATTTCTATGAG TTTAAAGGAAAAGGCCGCTGGGTTCACTGGAATGATACCATCAAGAATGTAAACCTGGGGGACAAAAACACCAAAGTGCAAGAGATCATTGTTCCCACCATAGATACAGTTCGCTATACCTACCTCATGGACCTCTGCATCAGATACGGAGT GCCTGTCCTGTTTGTTGGTCCTACTGGCACTGGGAAGTCAGTATATGTGAAGGAGCAGTTGATGAACAATCTGGACAAAGACAGCTATCTACCCTTCTTTATCAATTTTTCAGCTCGCACAAGCGCCAACCAAACTCAG AATATCATCATGTCCAGGTTAGATAAGAGAAGAAAGGGAGTGTTCGGGCCCCCAATGGGAAAGAAGTGTGTCATCTTTGTAGATGACGTAAACATGCCTGCGCTGGAACAGTTTGGAGCACAGCCTCCGGTGGAGCTTCTTCGACAGTATATAGACCATGGAAACTG GTATGACCTGAAGGATACTTCGAGGATCTCTCTTGTCGACCTCCAGCTCGTCTCAGCTATGGGCCCTCCTGGTGGTGGGAGGAATGCTGTGACATCCCGCTTTCTGCGGCACTTCAACATTTTTAGCATCAATGCCTTCAGTGATGACACCATGGTTCGCATCTTCTCCAGCCTGGTGGCCTTTTATCTCAAAAACAATGCATTCCCACCTGAATATTTCACTGTTGGCAATCAAATAGTCACAGCTACAATGGAA GTGTATAAGAAAGCCATGGAGAACCTGCTTCCAACTCCAGCCAAGTCTCATTACACATTCAACCTGCGGGACTTCTCTCGAGTTATTCAAGGCTGCCTGCTGCTGAAGAAGGACTCTCTGGAGAACAAACGCACTATGATACGCTTGTTTGTCCATGAGGTCTTCCGCGTCTACTATGACCGTCTGGTGGATGACAAAGATCGAGCATGGCTCTACCAGTTGATGAACAGCATCCTCAAAGATCACTTCAATGAGTCCTTTGATCAGGTGTTTGATCCCCTGAAACAAGGCAGTAGA CTGGTTGAGGAAGACATGAGGAATCTTCTGTTTGGTGACTACATGAACCCTGACCTGGAGGATGATGAGCGCTTGTACGCTGAGGTGCCCTCAATGGAAACCTTTTCTCAAGTGGTGGAGTCATGTCTTAATGAATACAACCAGATGCACAAGAACCGCATGAACCTTGTCATCTTCCG CTATGTCCTGGAGCACCTGTCCCGAATCAGTCGAGTGTTAAAGCAGCCAGGAGGAAATGCCCTATTAGTGGGAGTGGGAGGCAGTGGACGCCAGTCCATCACCCGTCTGGCCACATCCATGGCCCACATGACCATGTTCCAGCCTGAGATATCTAAGAGCTATGGCATCACTGAGTGGAGAGACGACCTTAAG ATGCTGCTGAAAAATGCTGGGGTGAAAGGTGAGAAGATGGTGTTCTTGCTTACTGACGCTCAGATCAAAGACGAGGCTTTTCTAGAAGACGTGGACAGCGTCCTGAACACAGGGGAGGTGCCCAATCTGTTTGCCATAGACGAGAAGCAGGAGATCATGGAG ACAGTACGTCCCATTGCCCAGGCTGGTAACAAGAATTTGGAGTTGAGTCCTTTGACTCTGTTCGCCTTCTTCGTGGCACGCTGTAAAGAGAACCTGCACGTTGTCGTGGCCTTCAGTCCTATTGGAGATGCCTTCCGAAATCGCCTGCGCCAATTTCCCTCTCTTATCAACTGTTGCACCATTGACTGGTTCCAG CCATGGCCAGAGGAGGCACTTGAGCGAGTAGCCAACTCCTTCCTGGAGTCACTGGAGATGAGTGAAAATGAGAGGCAGATGGTTATACCCATCTGCAAAACATTCCATACGTCAGCCAAACAGCTCTCAGAGAA ATTCCTCTCTGAGCTAGGTCGCCATAATTATGTGACACCCACATCCTACCTGGAGCTGATTGCAGCTTTCCGTCTGCTGCTCACTCAGAAAAGAGACACTGTCATGAAAGCAAAACAGAGGTATACCAATGGTCTGGATAAACTAGCCTTTGCTGAATCTCAG GTTGGTGAGATGAAGAAGGAACTTGTAGACCTGCAGCCCAAACTGAAACAGGCAAAGATAGACAACAACGAAATGATGAAG GTGATCGAAGTGGAGTCTGTTGAGGTGGAAGCCAAAAGTAAAGTTGTGCGTGTTGATGAGGAGGCTGCAACTATAAAAGCCAATGCGGCTCAGGCTCTGAAGAACGAGTGTGAGAGTGACTTGGCTGAGGCCATCCCTGCCCTGGAGGCTGCTCTCTCAGCCTTGGACACTTTAAAG CCCTCTGATGTCACAATTGTGAAGTCGATGAAAAATCCTCCTTCGGGGGTGAAGCTGGTGATGtcggctgtgtgtgtgatgaaggaTATAAAGCCAGATAAGATAGCTGACCCAGCTGGCACTGGAAAAA AGGTTTTAGACTACTGGGGTCCAAGTAAAAAGCTACTTGGTGACATGAACTTTTTACGAGATCTTAGAGAGTATGACAAGGACAATATTCCT GTCCCTGTGATGCAAAAAATTCGTAGTGAGTACATGACTAATCCTGACTTTGACCCCAGTATAGTGGCAAAGGCCTCCTCTGCAGCAGAGGGTCTGTGCAAGTGGATCAAAGCAATGGAGGTGTATGACAGGGTGGCAAAG GTCGTGGCTCCTAAGAAGGCCAATCTGGCCGAGGCGCAGGAGTCCCTGGCTGCTACCATGGCGCTGCTGGACCGGAAGCGAGCTGAGCTAAAGGAGGTCGAGGACCGTTTGGCTGCCCTTCAGAAAACCTTCGAGGAGAAGACAGAGGAGAAGGCCCAGCTGGAGATCCAGGTGGATTTGTGTGCCAGGAAGTTGGAGAGGGCTGAGAAGCTCATTGGTGGTCTGGGCGGAGAGAAGACCAG ATGGTCTAAGGCAGCTGATGACCTGCAGAACACGTATGACAACCTGACTGGAGATGTTCTCATCTCTGCTGGTGTCATTGCCTACCTGGGGGCCTTCACTGCTGGCTTCAGACAGGACTGCACCAAATCATGGACCAAACTCTGCCAA TCTAAGAACATTCCATCAGCAGATGACTTCTCTCTCAGTAAGACTCTGGGAGATCCCATTAAGATCAGGGCTTGGAACATTGCAGGCCTTCCCAGTGACTCTTTCTCCATCGACAATGGTGTCATTGTCAGTAATTCACGTAGATG GCCCTTGATGATTGACCCTCAGGGTCAGGCCAACAAGTGGGTGAAGAATTCAGAGAAAGACAACAACCTGAGTGTAATCAAGCTAACAGACGGGGACTATATGAGAACTTTGGAGAACTGTATTCAATTTGGAACACCCTTACTGCTGGAAAATGTTGGAGAGGAGCTGGACCCCTCACTGGAACCACTGCTGCTCAAACAAACCTTCAAACAAG GAGGTATGGATTGCATCAGGCTGGGGGAGAGTGTGATTGAGTATTCCTGCGATTTCCGTTTCTACATCACCACTAAGCTGAGGAACCCACACTACCTACCAGAACTGGCCACCAAGGTGTCCCTGCTTAATTTCATGATCACTCCAGAGGGCTTGGAGGACCAGCTGTTGGGGATTGTGGTTGCCAAGGAGAG GCCAGAACTGGAAGAGGAGAGAAATGCCCTAATCTTGCAGTCAGCTGCCAATAAGAGACAACTTAAGGAAATTGAGGACAAAATCCTGGAGACACTGCAGTCCTCTAAGGGAAATATCTTGGAGGATGAGAGTGCCATTGAAATTCTAGACTCTGCAAAGATCATGTCCAATGAGATTGGCAAGAAACAGCAG ATTGCAGAGAAGACGGAGATTAAGATAGCAGAGTCTAGAGAGGGTTACAGAGCCATTGCAAAGCATTCTTCCATCCTGTTCTTCAGCATTGCTGATCTAACCAACATAGACCCTATGTACCAGTACTCGCTCAGCTGGTTTGTCAACCTCTACATCAACTCTATACAAGACAG TAACAAGTCCAAGGTCCTAGAGAGGAGGCTTCGATTCCTGATCGATCACTTCACCTATAATCTGTACTGTAACGTCTGCCGCTCTCTGTTTGAGAAGGACAAACTCCTCTTTTCCTTCCTCCTTTGCTGCAATCTGCTCCT AGCTAAAGAGGAGATCGAATACTCTGACTTCATGTTCTTTCTGACCGGAGGAGTGGGCCTGCAGAACACCGTTGCTAACCCTGACCCCAGCTGGCTACAGGACAAGAGCTGGGATGAGATCTGCAGAGCCAGTGAACTGCCTGGCTTGCAAGGAATAAA AGAGGCTTTCATCAAAGGCCCAGAAGACTTTAAATCTATTTATGACAGCAAAGATCCAAGCAGCACTCCTCTGCCCACTCCATGGTGTGAACAACTCAATGACTTGCAGAAGATAATCATTGTTCGCTGTCTCAGGCCTGATAAAATAGTTCCAGCTGTGATTAAATATGTGACTGGCAGACTCGGGAAGAAATTTGTCCAGCCCCCTCCCTTTGACCTGAGTAAGAGTTACCTGGACTCCAACTCCACCATTCCACTTGTATTTGTTCTGTCTCCAGGAGCTGATCCCATGGCTA GCTTACTGAAGTTTGCCAGTGACAAGGACATGAGTGGTGTCAAGTTCCAGTCCATCTCTCTGGGGCAGGGCCAGGGACCCATCGCTGCCAAAATGATATCCACAGCCATGCAGGATGGGACGTGGGTGTGTTTGCAAAATTGTCACCTGGCCGTTTCCTGGATGTCCACCTTAGAGAAAATCTGTGAGGACTTCAACCCTGCAACGTGCCACCCAGACTTCCGCCTTTGGCTCACAAGCTACCCTTCATCCAAG TTTCCAGTGACGATCCTGCAGAACGGGGTGAAAATGACAAACGAGCCTCCTACAGGACTCCGACTCAACCTGCTACAGTCTTACTTGTCAGATCCTGTTTCTGACTCAAACTTCTTCAATAACTGCCCAAATAAGGAGTTG ATCTGGGAGAAGCTCCTGTTTGGACTGTGCTTCTTCCATGCTCTAGTTCAGGAGAGGAAGAAGTTTGGTCCACTGGGCTGGAATATTCCCTATGGCTTCAATGAGTCAGACCTACGTATAAGCATCAGACAGCTACAG ctgtttgtgaatgaatatgATGAGGTGCCCTTCGAGGCCATAACTTACCTGACCGGGCAGTGTAACTATGGCGGCCGTGTGACAGACGACTGGGACAGGCGGCTCCTGATGACAGTCTTGGCTGACTTCTACAACAAGGACATTATTGAGAAACCTCGCtaccctttctcacctagcggTGAATACTTTGCCCCACCTAAATCTGTCTATGATGACTACATTGCATTTATTAAG GATCTTCCTTTCAGCCAGCATCCAGAGGTGTTTGGGATGCATGAAAATGTAGACATCTCAAAAGATCTCCAGCAGACAAAGCTGATGTTTGATTCGCTGCTACTCACCCAGGGTGGAGGAGCTAAGGGAGGGGCTAGCTCTGGGAGTGACAAAGCGCTGTACGACATAGCAAATGACATCCTTACTAAG CTTCCAGCTAATTTTGACACAGAAGCTGCTCTCTTGAAGTTCCCAGTGCTCTACGAGGAGAGTATGAACACTGTGCTCGTTCAAGAGATGGAGCGCTACAACAC gcTGTGTGGTACCATCCGTGTGAGTCTGCAGAACCTGTTGAAGGCCATTAAGGGTTTGGTGGTGATGGATGCAGAGCTGGAGGCAGTTGCGAGCAGTTTGATAGTCGGAAAGGTTCCAGAGAAATGGGCCAAGCGCTCTTACCCCAGCCTGAAGCCTTTGGGCAGCTACATTACTGACTTTATCTCAAGGCTCAAATTTTTGCAG GATTGGTACGACACCAATAAACCCAACGTGTTCTGGCTGTCCggcttcttcttcacccaggcCTTTCTAACTGGGGCAATGCAGAATTACGCCAGGAAATACCATGTCCCCATTGACCTGCTAGGCTTTGATTTTCAG GTTCTTACTATTGATGAGTCGGACACATCGCCTGAGGATGGTGTTTACGTTAATGGAATGTTTCTGGATGGAGCTCGATGGGACAAAGAAAG TGGAGTTCTGGCTGAGCAGCACCCTAAAGTCCTATTTGATGTGGTGCCAATCATCTGGATAAAACCCA CTGAAAAGAACAGCATCGATCAGGCTCAGAAGCTGTATGTCTGCCCTCTCTACAAAACCACTGAGAGGAAGGGAACCCTCTCTACCACAGGCCACTCCACCAATTTTGTCATTTCCATGGTGTTGCCCACTAGCAAGCACCCTCAACACTGGATCAAGCGTGGTGTGGCCATGCTCTGCCAGCTTGATGACTGA